From the genome of Candidatus Promineifilum breve, one region includes:
- a CDS encoding DMT family transporter has product MKPIHYLSLLLLGAVWGASFLFIGVAAPAFGPLTLMLVRVLVAGLLMLGVAVVTQGRPVGGTLQLRANWRIYLAIGLLNSALPFTLIAFSELRLPASLAAILNSTTPLFTALMAAAWGSEPLTGRKGLGVILGMAGVAVLVGGAPLTLDRAALLAVGASLLAALAYGTGTVYAARHITGLPAATASTVQLLAAAVWLVGPGVVAAPRTPPPGAAVAALAALILLSTTFAYLLYFFLLKNVGPTRTASVTFLVPVFGSVWAILFLNERFSLGMLAGLAIILVSVALVVGRGRERETTDFTDVTD; this is encoded by the coding sequence ATGAAACCAATCCACTACCTATCCCTTCTCTTGCTCGGCGCCGTCTGGGGCGCGTCGTTTTTGTTCATTGGCGTGGCCGCGCCGGCGTTTGGGCCGTTGACGCTGATGTTGGTGCGCGTGCTGGTGGCCGGGCTGCTGATGCTGGGCGTGGCCGTGGTGACGCAGGGGCGGCCGGTGGGGGGCACGTTGCAGTTGCGCGCCAACTGGCGTATCTATCTGGCGATCGGCCTGCTCAACTCCGCCCTGCCCTTCACGTTGATCGCCTTCTCCGAGTTGCGGCTGCCGGCGTCGCTGGCGGCCATTCTGAATTCGACCACGCCGCTGTTCACGGCGCTGATGGCCGCGGCCTGGGGCAGCGAGCCGTTGACCGGCCGCAAGGGGCTGGGGGTCATCCTGGGCATGGCCGGCGTGGCCGTGCTGGTGGGTGGCGCGCCGCTGACGCTGGATCGGGCGGCGCTGCTGGCGGTCGGGGCGTCGTTGCTGGCGGCGCTGGCCTATGGCACGGGCACGGTCTATGCCGCCCGCCACATCACCGGGTTGCCGGCGGCCACGGCTTCGACGGTGCAGCTATTGGCCGCGGCGGTGTGGCTGGTGGGGCCGGGCGTGGTGGCCGCGCCGCGCACGCCGCCGCCGGGAGCGGCCGTGGCCGCGCTGGCGGCGCTCATCCTGCTCTCGACGACCTTCGCCTATCTGCTCTACTTCTTCCTATTAAAGAACGTGGGGCCAACGCGCACGGCCAGCGTCACCTTCCTGGTGCCGGTGTTCGGCTCCGTGTGGGCCATCCTTTTTCTCAACGAGAGGTTCAGCCTGGGGATGTTGGCCGGGCTGGCGATTATCCTGGTCAGCGTGGCCCTGGTGGTGGGGAGGGGAAGAGAAAGAGAAACCACAGATTTCACAGATGTCACAGATTAG
- a CDS encoding ATP-binding protein: MALLTIHLLGTFRLLDGDRPLTTRHTPRLQALLAYLLLHRAAPVPRARLAVLFWPDTTDAQARTNLRNLLHALREALPPGDYLLADTQTIGWNPAAALRLDVADFEAACAAADPAGLQAAVAHYSGDLLPELYDDWVAAERDRLRALLADALQRLAARLEADGRHAEALTAAHRLLRLDPLHEEATVRLMRLNALAGDRAGVRRAYESLASVLRLEVGVEPAADTTAAYHHWLSAAPAPRRPAAARAALPLPADTLFGREPDVAAVAALVARHRLVTLTGYGGVGKTRLALAAAAAAQSDHFADGACWVDLAPLIAADAVIPAAVAALNAPEQAGRAPSVNLVDFLAARRLLLVLDNCEHVLVGAAALIEAVRRDCPGVHVLATSRVRLRLPGEHVYMVEPLALPGVAGGEWRVAGGEEQGAGGGLRVAGVVWGASAVAAVRENPSVQLFVDRAAAVWPTFALTPANAPAVAHICRRLEGIPLAIELAAGRVRLLSTRHIAERLDSAFDLLAAGPTQPRQHRTLRGVLDWSYDLLSADEKTVLRRLAVFAGSFSLAAAESVAGGDPLPPGATLELLAGLIDHSLVAGEEGDDERRYRLHEMTRQYALEQLAAAGEREVVMARLLAYVAALARRARDELRGEQQAVWLRRLDAKTATIEVALEWGSRAADDVAAADTLRVVAELYFYWTLRGRQPYATRLTERALAAAAGRDLPPDAPAQAHVTAAALSIIHTDPTAAADHLAAALADPAALDDAYTAVAHHVRGLVAYIARDHAAAEAIWRAALDATQTDWCRATLLDDLGNVYMRLDQPERALAVFQEERAIAARIGDRISRFYALTNLGIVLGRLGDPAPARAYAAEAVALARQMDSARLIAYALRNQARLALAGGDAPTAYRLLREATALAWEIRNRDLTLSALEQLALAAERLRPDARAVMLFAAVAAARESFRLPPHPADEAATTAARARLAAALPPAAFARAWDEGQRLDWVEVVALAEEE, from the coding sequence ATGGCCCTTCTCACCATCCACCTGCTGGGCACATTCCGGCTGCTCGACGGCGACCGGCCGCTGACCACGCGCCACACGCCCCGCCTCCAGGCTTTGCTGGCCTACCTGCTGCTCCATCGCGCCGCGCCCGTGCCCCGCGCCCGGCTGGCCGTCCTCTTCTGGCCCGACACCACCGACGCCCAGGCCCGCACCAATCTGCGTAACCTGCTCCACGCCCTGCGCGAGGCCCTGCCCCCCGGCGATTACCTGCTGGCCGACACCCAGACCATCGGCTGGAACCCGGCCGCCGCCCTCCGCCTCGACGTGGCCGACTTCGAGGCCGCCTGCGCCGCCGCCGACCCCGCCGGGCTGCAAGCCGCCGTCGCCCATTACAGCGGCGACCTGCTGCCCGAACTCTACGACGATTGGGTCGCCGCCGAGCGCGACCGGCTGCGCGCCCTGCTGGCCGATGCCCTGCAACGGCTGGCCGCCCGCCTGGAGGCCGACGGCCGCCACGCCGAAGCCCTCACCGCCGCCCACCGCCTGCTGCGCCTCGACCCGCTGCACGAGGAGGCCACCGTCCGCCTCATGCGCCTTAACGCCCTGGCCGGCGACCGGGCCGGGGTGCGCCGCGCCTATGAGAGCCTGGCCTCCGTCCTGCGTCTGGAGGTCGGCGTGGAACCGGCGGCCGACACCACCGCCGCCTACCACCATTGGCTCAGCGCCGCCCCCGCGCCGCGCCGCCCCGCCGCCGCCCGCGCCGCGCTGCCCCTGCCCGCCGACACCCTCTTCGGCCGCGAGCCGGACGTGGCCGCCGTGGCCGCCCTCGTTGCCCGGCACCGGCTGGTGACGCTGACCGGCTACGGCGGCGTGGGCAAGACGCGCCTGGCCCTGGCCGCCGCCGCCGCCGCCCAGTCCGACCACTTCGCCGACGGGGCCTGCTGGGTCGATCTGGCCCCGCTCATCGCCGCCGACGCCGTCATCCCCGCCGCCGTGGCCGCCCTCAACGCCCCAGAGCAGGCCGGGCGCGCGCCTTCGGTCAACCTGGTCGATTTCCTGGCCGCCCGTCGGCTGCTACTCGTCCTCGATAATTGCGAGCACGTCCTCGTCGGCGCGGCGGCGCTCATCGAGGCCGTCCGCCGCGATTGCCCCGGCGTCCACGTCCTGGCCACCAGCCGGGTGCGGCTGCGGCTGCCCGGCGAGCATGTCTATATGGTCGAGCCGTTGGCGTTGCCGGGAGTGGCGGGTGGCGAGTGGCGGGTGGCGGGTGGCGAGGAGCAAGGGGCGGGTGGCGGGTTGCGGGTGGCCGGGGTGGTGTGGGGCGCGTCGGCCGTGGCGGCGGTGCGGGAGAATCCCAGCGTGCAGTTGTTCGTCGACCGGGCGGCGGCCGTCTGGCCCACCTTCGCCCTGACCCCGGCCAACGCCCCGGCCGTGGCCCACATCTGCCGCCGTCTGGAGGGCATCCCTCTGGCGATTGAACTGGCCGCCGGGCGGGTGCGCCTGCTCTCCACACGCCACATCGCCGAACGGCTGGATAGCGCCTTCGACCTGTTGGCCGCCGGGCCGACCCAGCCGCGCCAACACCGCACCCTGCGCGGCGTGCTCGATTGGAGCTACGACCTGCTGAGCGCCGACGAGAAAACGGTGCTGCGCCGGCTGGCCGTCTTTGCCGGCAGCTTCTCGCTGGCAGCGGCCGAATCGGTGGCCGGCGGCGACCCCCTGCCGCCCGGGGCCACGCTGGAACTGCTGGCCGGGCTGATCGACCACTCGCTGGTGGCCGGCGAAGAGGGCGACGACGAGCGCCGTTACCGGCTGCATGAGATGACCCGCCAATACGCGCTGGAGCAACTGGCCGCCGCCGGCGAGCGCGAGGTGGTCATGGCCCGACTGCTGGCCTACGTGGCCGCGCTGGCCCGCCGCGCCCGCGACGAATTGCGCGGCGAGCAGCAGGCCGTCTGGTTGCGCCGGCTGGATGCCAAGACGGCCACCATCGAGGTCGCCCTGGAGTGGGGCAGCCGCGCCGCCGACGATGTCGCCGCCGCCGACACGCTGCGGGTCGTGGCCGAACTCTATTTCTACTGGACGCTGCGCGGCCGGCAGCCCTATGCCACGCGGCTCACCGAGCGGGCGCTGGCCGCCGCCGCCGGCCGCGATCTGCCGCCCGACGCCCCGGCCCAGGCCCACGTCACCGCCGCCGCGCTATCGATTATCCACACCGACCCCACCGCCGCCGCCGACCATCTGGCCGCCGCCCTGGCCGACCCGGCCGCCCTCGACGACGCCTACACCGCCGTGGCCCACCACGTGCGCGGCCTCGTCGCCTACATCGCCCGCGACCACGCCGCGGCCGAAGCCATCTGGCGCGCCGCCCTCGACGCGACGCAGACCGACTGGTGCCGGGCCACGCTGCTCGACGACCTGGGCAACGTCTACATGCGCCTCGATCAGCCGGAGCGGGCGCTGGCCGTCTTCCAGGAAGAACGGGCCATCGCCGCCCGCATTGGCGACCGCATCAGCCGCTTCTACGCCCTCACCAATCTGGGCATCGTCCTGGGGCGGCTCGGCGACCCGGCCCCGGCCCGCGCCTATGCCGCCGAGGCCGTGGCCCTGGCCCGCCAGATGGACAGCGCCCGCCTCATCGCCTACGCCCTGCGCAATCAGGCCCGGCTGGCGCTGGCCGGCGGCGACGCGCCCACGGCCTACCGGCTCTTGCGCGAGGCCACGGCCCTGGCCTGGGAGATTCGCAACCGCGACCTGACGTTGAGCGCGCTGGAGCAATTGGCCCTGGCCGCCGAACGGCTGCGGCCCGACGCGCGGGCGGTCATGCTCTTCGCCGCCGTGGCCGCCGCCCGCGAATCGTTCCGCCTGCCGCCCCACCCGGCCGACGAAGCCGCCACCACCGCCGCCCGCGCCCGGCTGGCCGCCGCCCTGCCGCCCGCCGCCTTCGCCCGCGCCTGGGACGAGGGGCAGCGGCTGGATTGGGTCGAGGTCGTGGCGTTGGCGGAAGAGGAATGA
- a CDS encoding cupin domain-containing protein: MVKIIKSAELELRPGGTVRFEGEAHGSGASFFHVRDIAGTGAARHVHPYPETWLVLAGRVRFTVGGQDSEAGPGDIVVAPAAVPHQFVSLGPAVLEMVCIHPSPRIVQEDLASGE; the protein is encoded by the coding sequence ATGGTCAAGATCATCAAATCGGCCGAACTGGAATTGCGGCCGGGCGGCACGGTGCGCTTCGAGGGCGAGGCGCACGGCTCCGGCGCGTCGTTCTTCCACGTGCGCGACATCGCCGGAACGGGCGCGGCGCGCCACGTCCACCCCTACCCGGAGACGTGGCTGGTGCTGGCCGGGCGGGTGCGCTTCACGGTGGGCGGCCAGGACAGCGAGGCCGGGCCGGGCGACATCGTGGTGGCCCCGGCGGCCGTCCCCCATCAGTTCGTCAGCCTGGGGCCGGCGGTGCTGGAGATGGTCTGCATCCATCCCTCGCCACGGATCGTGCAGGAAGACCTGGCGAGTGGCGAGTGA
- a CDS encoding DUF4160 domain-containing protein has protein sequence MSPTILRQGSNRFFFNSREETRMHIHVMTPDGTAKFWLEPLVALADYYGLNRKELRQLEEIVRERQDDFINAWRKHFNS, from the coding sequence ATGTCGCCAACGATATTAAGACAAGGGTCAAATCGCTTTTTCTTCAACAGCCGTGAAGAAACGCGCATGCACATCCACGTGATGACCCCCGACGGCACAGCCAAGTTTTGGCTGGAACCATTGGTAGCCCTTGCCGACTACTACGGGTTAAATCGCAAAGAACTGCGCCAACTGGAAGAGATCGTGAGGGAACGACAAGATGACTTTATTAACGCGTGGCGAAAACACTTCAATAGCTGA
- a CDS encoding VOC family protein, translating to MNAISMATGAVQHIVLPVGDLGRAADFYCRLLGFQPVTDYDTFMLLTNGHVTLTLRPRADGESPWGYTQFGLSLPGRTELEAAARLLADCGVPHQAIHHFADIGILVLSLRDPDDNRVDLIVPADKG from the coding sequence GTGAACGCCATCTCGATGGCGACCGGCGCCGTGCAGCACATCGTCCTGCCCGTGGGTGACCTGGGCCGCGCCGCCGATTTCTATTGCCGGCTGCTCGGTTTCCAGCCCGTCACCGACTACGACACGTTCATGCTGCTGACCAACGGCCACGTCACGCTGACCCTGCGGCCGCGCGCCGACGGCGAGTCCCCCTGGGGCTACACCCAGTTCGGCCTGTCGCTGCCCGGCCGGACCGAGCTGGAGGCCGCCGCCCGCCTGTTGGCTGATTGCGGCGTGCCCCATCAGGCTATCCACCATTTTGCCGACATCGGCATTCTCGTGCTGAGCCTGCGCGACCCGGACGACAATCGCGTCGACCTGATCGTGCCGGCCGATAAGGGGTGA
- a CDS encoding DUF2442 domain-containing protein, protein MTLLTRGENTSIAEVTGISAIGLWLVAADREYFVPFADYPDFLQATVAQIYRVENPSPTQLYWPDLDVDIDLNALQEPERFPLVFQR, encoded by the coding sequence ATGACTTTATTAACGCGTGGCGAAAACACTTCAATAGCTGAAGTCACCGGCATCAGTGCCATCGGTCTCTGGCTGGTGGCGGCCGACCGCGAATATTTTGTCCCTTTTGCCGATTATCCCGACTTTCTGCAAGCAACCGTGGCCCAAATCTACCGCGTTGAAAACCCGTCACCGACGCAGCTCTATTGGCCTGATCTTGACGTGGATATCGATCTCAATGCGTTGCAGGAACCGGAACGGTTCCCATTGGTGTTTCAGCGGTAA
- a CDS encoding fasciclin domain-containing protein, protein MKLNKAHRLFVVALTALLALAAVVPAFAGTKRQNIVEIAASNPDFSTLVAAVVKADLVDALDGPKRVTVFAPTNAAFDDLAGELGYANGMALVDALSAEQLTPILLYHVTNGNRSANTLFPPQSVRMLSGDRALTAIDNGMKTIDGQPIVATNIRASNGFIHVIGGVMLP, encoded by the coding sequence ATGAAACTGAACAAAGCTCACCGATTGTTTGTTGTGGCTCTGACCGCCTTGCTGGCCCTGGCGGCCGTCGTGCCCGCCTTTGCCGGCACCAAGCGGCAGAATATCGTCGAGATCGCCGCCTCGAATCCCGACTTCTCCACCCTCGTGGCCGCCGTGGTCAAGGCCGATCTGGTCGATGCCCTCGACGGCCCCAAGCGCGTCACCGTCTTCGCCCCCACCAACGCCGCCTTCGATGACCTGGCCGGCGAACTGGGCTATGCCAACGGCATGGCCCTGGTCGATGCCCTATCCGCCGAACAATTGACCCCCATCCTCCTCTACCACGTGACCAACGGCAACCGTTCGGCCAACACCCTCTTCCCGCCCCAGTCCGTCCGCATGCTCAGCGGCGACCGCGCCCTCACCGCCATCGACAACGGCATGAAGACCATCGACGGTCAGCCCATTGTCGCCACCAACATCCGCGCCAGCAACGGCTTCATCCACGTCATCGGCGGGGTGATGCTGCCCTAA